The Elaeis guineensis isolate ETL-2024a chromosome 12, EG11, whole genome shotgun sequence sequence AGTACGTACGGTACTACATATATCGTTCCTCTATCACAACTTCTTACTGCTGCTAATATCACTGCTAccactgctgctgctgctaccACCGATCCGTGCTAATGTTgtagcagtagcagcagcagctCGTGCTCAAATTTCTACCGCTACAACCGCTACCACTAACAACAGCTAGCAACTCTCGGTAGTCTCACAGCAGTAGTTTAGAGagcaagatatatatatatatatatatatatatatagactagCTAGTACCGGGCTGGCTACAATATTGTCGTGCAGATAGATAGACATACCAATACGAGGGATGATAGCTAAGGCCGGCGGTGGAGGTAGGTGATGGAAGGATCAGGCTGTTGCACCGGTGGCCGGTGGAGGGCTGTGGGGATGGTCGGAGGGGCCAGCGCCACCGTGGTGCGGCTGCGGAGGGGGCTTCTTGCGCTTCTTCTTTTCATAGCTGATGCCGCGAGCCTTGGCCTGCATCTCTCGGACCTCGCGGAGGTAGAGGCGGACGGCGCGCGCGCCAAAGGGGTTGGCTTCGGGCTTGCCGCCGTTCTCCTCGTAGGCGGCGCGGAGGCGGCCGATGAGGGCGTCGAGGGAGCCCCAGGCCTGGCGGAGCGGGCACGGGCAGGGCGCGGGGGGGTTGGGGTGGCCGAAGAAGGGGCACATCTGGGTGTGGACTTTGGTCTTGCCGAACTGGTCCAGATAGCGGAGGAACTCGAGGACGTGGGCACCGCTGCAACGCGCGAGGCTGAGCGGCGGCCGGTGGTTCTTGAGGTACTGCCCGAAGGTGTTCCAGTCGCGGCGCTTCTGGGACTCGTAGCGGCTGGGAGATGGGGACGGGGATGCGGCCGCGGTGGCGGAGGAGGAGGCGTTGGGGCTGGTGACCAAGCCTTCTGAAGAAGGGCTATCGGGGTTCGGTACTACTTCCATGGTCCTATATATTATGGAAGGTGTGTGCCAAACTCCGAtctatccctctctctctctttgtttttctGGTAAGTTAATCTCCTCCTTTTCGTAGCTCTTTTCTTGCTCTTCTCCTTTCTTtgcgggagggggagggggatcgAGGGGGGTCctgtatataaataaataaataaatatatagatgCATCagatgagagaaaaagaaagaaaaatatagcaTCAGACTCAGAAGAGTAGTTATCGCTCATATATTAGTTTTGTTGCCGATGATAATGAAATAATGATGATCGATCTGGGACTTGCTGCATGCTGAGGgatttatttctatttttcacACACAtacagaaagagagagagagagagcaccagatgaatatatatatatatatatatatatggtgatATAGTTCAGTTGATGGTGGGCGTGGCTGGTGCTTGAAGCGCTCTTGCATTTTTAGGGCGATGGTGAAATGGATGGGAGGTTCGAAGTGTTATAATAGGTTGCTGTTATCGATCCATCTGCTGAACAGATCCAGAGGGGTTGGAATGATCCGATGGGGGTTGGTGGGGAGAGATGGTGAGTGGGTTATATTTAGGGCTTGAGGGAAAGATTTGAGGAGAGGAGGGTGGAATCTTACTCTTTTTTGGCTTTCTTTATAAAGTGGGAGTTCACTTGCGGATGTACCGGTGACTGCTGCTGCTAGAGAACATGAGAGGTTCTGGGAGGACTGATGGATTCTATACTTGTGGTCTCAGAAGGTGATGGATAGCTTGTTTGGCCTAAAATAGTGGGGGATGAGATTTAAAAATTtctgcttttcctttttctctcgttTGGTTTGGGGGGGGAGGAAAAGAGGAGGGGAGGGGGGAGCGAGAGAAGCACAGGTTTGTGTGCCTGTGGAAGAGAGGTTTGACGGTGGCCTGAACGATGATGGTGACAGGGGAAAGAGTGTGGGAAGGGGGTAAAAAGAAATCAGTGGAATAACTATTAGGTGCAATGCACTCAGCAACCTCCCGGAAATGACCAGAGTGCCTCCTGCCTAATTAATTTTAACAAGGGTACagtattctttttttatttttacttttattttttttgacaatAAAGGACGGGAAACTTAAGTTGATTGATGATACTTTAAATTATTCCAGAaaggattcttttttttttaatataataatttcgACATACAGCatcattatatatttatttatttatttccacCGTAACATGCTTTTTGTTGAAATATATATTGTTATCATATGTTATacattataatgaaaaataaatgatTGTTATAAAAACAGTATTTTGTTTTAGAACGCATATCAGTCAAATATTGGATTAAGCAAATgacatctattatttttattgagaTGACCGAAGATAATAACTCGCGTAATAATAAGTCAGTAATAACAAGATAATAGTGTAAAAATAAAAGAGTGttgcttctcttcctctctcctagaTCAATCAAAAGAATGCATCGAGCACGTGTCTACAACTGGTAGCATAATTATTGTGCTTATTACCAATCGGAGAAGACACTTCCAAGGATCACAAGTAGAAGACAAACTAGGCCGCGTGAAATAAATCTCATATGTACTCCCACCACGGGCAGGACTAACCATGTTAAATGAGGCCAACACGCTCACAAGATGAATCCTGGCCACCAACCCTAGGAAATTAATAAGTAAACAAGGTCATGGACAGCACGTTATATCATGTTTAGCAGTCTATTTCATGATAAACTCGAACATGAACCCGTTTTTGTAAAAGAAATTATCCATTTAACTCGATCAATTTTCTTATTGTCCAGCATCACGACTTGTGGCACACTTGGTTTAGAGCAGTAAAATTTTGGTCACAGTTAAAATATCAATAACTTCCCTGTATTAGTTAATTTCTTGTAATTGTAAAACCAGATGATCTAACACATCGGAAATTTCCGCCAAGTACTACATAAAATAAATGCGTCATTAAGAACTCTGCTAGATCATGCATGACATATATTGTCATCGGACCTTTCTTTTTCAATGGAAAAGATGGCAAAAAGATACATCAAAATTCATCAACATCATAAActcttatatcaaaaaaaaaaaaatacatagcaTCATCAGTCTTGAAACACATGCAGCCGTGTGAATTGTTCCATCAATAATATATTGGTGAAGAATCCCCCCAGTCATGCCTGTGTGACTGGATTTGACGACTAGATCAGACGTACCTCTATAttttgtaaaatatatttttttaattttttagagtaTGCTCACACTCGATTAATATGAGCGtccgtttgaaaaaaaaaaaaaaaaaaaaaaggaggaagaagaagaagaagaaggagagaaaagaaaaaaaaaaaaaaaaaaagaccctaTCAGTCATGGCCATAACTTGTATTCCATAAAGTATAAGCATGCAACAAACCCCATGAACAGATTACCGAACTAACTATTTTGCAACTGGAAAATTATCTTAATATTATGAAAAAAGATTAGTTTGTAAGTTAATTAGAAGCACCAAAAGTAAGAAAATATCCATAAGAAATCTAGCATAATAATGCGACAAACTCATGTAAAAGTATTTTGATGAAAAAACTCATGTAAAAGTAACGATCAGAAACCCCAAATGAACTCATGACATGGGGCATAGAATTTGGCATCTAAGTCCAAATTTCTTAAGGGTTAACGATTACGATGAAAAGTAAATTCAATGAACGCAACAGAAATCTTTTAGAACAGGTTCAGAGTACTCTCAAGAGATACTGTGCCTTCACGGTAGAAACGAACTAATCTAAGGTTCCCGCTGTGCAAAGGAAGTAGAACGAGTGGGCGAGGGCAGGAATAGGACATCGATCCTGTGAAAAGTTAAAAACACCAGTGGAAACAAGATTGGTACAACTTTTGGCATCGCtccagaaaaaatgaaaaaaaggggaaaaaaaaaatggcCACTTCCACGCTGAGCTTCTGAGTGGCCTTGCCATTGAGTACAAATGCGAAGGCCAGAGGCATTCTCACAGTAAAATAGCAGCAAATAATTTAGTGGAGGCAGCAACTCCACTAAATGGGTTGACTGGGGATGTGGACGGACCTCTCGGGTTATGCTGGACTGCTGGTACCCCAGTGTGTAGCCAGGTTTTGTCAAGAGCATGCGCCGTACCTAGGGGACAGCAATCAAATTAAGTTGTATTCCAAAACAAAACAGCAGTTATatgaacaattttttttttttccaccgtTAACAAAATATATCATTGTATTCGGTAGTTGGATGAATATATCTGTGACATTATTACTAAATACATGATGATAAGAATGCCTCGGATAGAAGGGAAAATAGCCAGTACGGTGCTATTTTTATTGTTTGTCTTACCATGTATTTCCCGTTAAAAGTTGGAAAAACTATTAAATTGCAATGATAAACTTGAATAAGAAAACTGCGTTTCAGATCGATTTGTTCTGTGGATAATATGAAATGATGCAATGTTATCACCCTGTAATTGATTTTTAATTGTGGCCTTTATAATGTGTATGGTTATGAAGCTGTTGAATAAATCATCCCagtgattgatttggataaataaagaaaacaaaaaaaatcagattgCGTCCCTTGTGTGTGGGCACCGATTTTTAACTTAGCAAGCTATTTGACCGCTCCTTGATCTTCTGCGCATAGAATCAAATAGCACTTCTACGTATTGCATCAAATAGGAAGTAGTATCTCCGCATAACCTCTCAGGGCCTATTCTTTCgaggataaaataattatttaaaaatttatattttttaaataaatattttttagataatatttaaataaaaaaataattttttcatgttcTTTTTATACATTGAAAAATGACTCGAAAATCTGTTGCTCATGTTcgtttatattattaattttctAGATAACATAttgttataataatatattttattaaaataataaaatattattattcaataataatataattatattatatataaaataatattatatattattatattattattatagggtTAAGGATATatgaagaatgaaataaaactgtTATTTTTCTCGTTGATATGAAAATGACTTACCCACCTTTTAAATGGATAAGACTTTTCCTCTATTTCATAGATAAATACtgtccataaaaaataatttatctatctaAAGAAGCATGAGAATATGAGTATGTTAGTTAATTTCtcgttgatcaatttttttatgatatttaaacATCAAAGAATGGGCCTCTAAGGTGATATTGCAGACCATATCGGCCCATGTGTAGGATATTGGTGTGTCTGATGTTGCTTgtctttttattataaaaatattttaaaaaataaattatatattttaaaattttaaaaactaatatATTAAGCTAGATCTGCATAGCTACTCTATTTGGATAGGCTTAAACAAGAATAAATCtcgaaaaaaagagatagaagtcAGTTTTCAAAAGAAGTTAGATATCAACTTTTATAGAAGTattcctatttttattttttataaaaacacTTCTCAAAATATACTATTAAGATATCCCTTTTTCCCCccttttttatgttttttttttaaaaaaagaaacatAGAATCTTTTGCACAAAGCATGTTTGATCATTTTGTTTCTATTTCCTATTTTTCTTTAAATATCTTTCAttgtttatgaaaaaataaaaataaaatttttttatttctattattttaaaatagatttttacccTTCTCATTCTTTCCGTCCAACTTTCCAATCTCATCACTGCTATTCTACCTTCTTAGAGCCTTTGTTACCCTCCCATCATAGCCCATCTCTTCAATGACTTTCTCCACTATTTTGTGACCAACTTTCTCAGTCCCGCAACCTCTTCCATCCATCCATTCATTTGTTTTCAATGTTTGTTCATTCATTTTCGACATCTATCCTCCATCATCGTTTATCCACTCGATTGTTCCCTTAGCAGTTATATCATCTGTCCGTTCATGGACATCAAGCATGCTCCCATTTAAATGACTCTCAGCTGCATTATCTTCAGTTGTCCCTCTCCTACTCAGTAATCTCCATCCTATTGATACTGACTCAGTTCCATGCTTCCAACTTTtgccattatcttttttttttttttttttgagaaagagagaaagcttaatatattttatctttaaaaaatttgaaaaaaaatattttctattatttaataaaaaaatagaaataccgCCAAACATAGCcttaaatatttgattttttgaaaaaatatattatttctttGAAAACCTGCAAAGATATATCCTATTTTAGTTAGAGTCAGCTGAAATAACGTGATGGGTTGATGATTGAAAAGAtgaagatcaaaaatttaaatcctaTGCAGCATGTGTTTTACACCATAGAATGTTATACAGTTCTAGATGGCTGCCACACTATCCATCTTGTGGATGAATGTCTGTCATTTGTAtccaaaaccaaatattgcatgttTTGTTTTTGCAAACGCAGCATGTCATGGGGTGTCTATCTTTGGGATGAATAGCGTGGCAGCCATCCAAAGCTCAAAATCATATGTGCTGCAAAGGATCCCAACTAAACTATTAAACCCTCCATGtctcaataaatatataaataaataactttCAAAAAAAGTTCATTGTGACTCATGGATGTGTCATGTGGATCTCACTGCTTGACCCAATGGTGAAGCTATTAACgtagaaaaaataattaacttAGAAATCTCACTCCAAAAAGTCATCAGCATATGCTTCTCATGCAGTTTTGCAGGACGACGTACGTTATACCGTGCCCGTGAAAACAGGAGAAAAGGTGCTTCTGAGCGCCCACCACCAAACAACGAAAccacggagagagagagagttgtacAGCTAAGGCCTTCCCAAGGTAATTCCACAGGAACCGCGTCATTCGTTTGTAATCACTATACTGCTTATTTGCTATTTTCTTCTTCCCCTTTACTTCCTCTTTTGCTGACAGGAGTACTGCTTATATCAAGCAAGGATAAGCACATTGTCCTGCACAAACCAAAACAtgaggtaattttttttttcaccagATATGATAAACCATTCAGTCTGATGATCTGAACTCGACCAACAAAATAGAGCATGAGCGTTCCCAACAAAAAGAATTCAATCACAAATTATTTTTGGGCTTACCCTTGGCAACTCCAGGGCTGTTTAATAGTTTGTCAAACAAGGACGATCTTTTTAGTTCGGCTTTACCAGTTACGTCGGCTATTGCTATGTCAACAGAAAGCGTAAAGCCCGTCTGGACTTCTCCACGGTAGGCCGCTCGCTCGCATGGCCCATAGCAAAGTAGCTTccccactttgatttgatcatctCCATCGCCCAACTCGGTTCTAATTTGCCAGACCTGGAGCACCTGTTTCTCTTCCCTACACCTTCCAACCAATCGTTCTTCACCACCTCCCTAACCAAAATAGCCAGACTAGTTAAACCACAATGACATAAATCAAGACAGCAGAAGAATCAGAATCTTGTGAACCAGCTATTTTCACCATGCAAACCATCTGGTGAGAATTAGCATGAATTCAGTTAGAATTGAAAACAATAGCTAACATTATGCTCATGGAACCTCCACATAGCAACAACGAAACCATTttccttttggaaaaaaaaaagaaaaaaaagtatatGAGGGACCTACGTGCTCCAATCATCCAAGCAAAGTATTGAACCAGAATCAATATTAGTTTGTCTGTCTAAATACCAAAATTCAAACAATAAATATATCCCTGACAAGTGTATCGCAAATAGGAGTCACTTGTCTGAAGATTTTTAACGAGGACCAAAACCGTGCCATAGCAGTCAATATTTTGATAAGTT is a genomic window containing:
- the LOC105055692 gene encoding uncharacterized protein encodes the protein MEKKKKLGRDKVHGKGRCLEERGGRGSPGGGDEIRRITSGSILPFKKGGGEERLVGRCREEKQVLQVWQIRTELGDGDDQIKVGKLLCYGPCERAAYRGEVQTGFTLSVDIAIADVTGKAELKRSSLFDKLLNSPGVAKGQCAYPCLI
- the LOC105055691 gene encoding protein G1-like4, whose protein sequence is MEVVPNPDSPSSEGLVTSPNASSSATAAASPSPSPSRYESQKRRDWNTFGQYLKNHRPPLSLARCSGAHVLEFLRYLDQFGKTKVHTQMCPFFGHPNPPAPCPCPLRQAWGSLDALIGRLRAAYEENGGKPEANPFGARAVRLYLREVREMQAKARGISYEKKKRKKPPPQPHHGGAGPSDHPHSPPPATGATA